Proteins from a genomic interval of Gopherus evgoodei ecotype Sinaloan lineage chromosome 7, rGopEvg1_v1.p, whole genome shotgun sequence:
- the ZDHHC6 gene encoding palmitoyltransferase ZDHHC6 isoform X1 codes for MGALCSVIRFENLQELRRLCHWGPIIALGVIAICSTMAMIDAVMWYWPLDTTGGSVNFIMLINWTVMILYNYFNAMFIGPGYVPLGWKPEKSQDCMYVQYCKVCQSYKAPRSHHCRKCNRCVMKMDHHCPWINNCCGYQNHASFTLFLLLAPLGCIHASFIFVMTMYTQLYNRISFGWSSVKIDMSAAKRDPLPIIPFGLSAFAASLFALGLALGTTIAVGMLFIIQMKVILRNKTSIESWIEDKAKDRIQYYKTGEIFIFPYDMGSKWKNFKQVFTWSGIPEGDGLEWPVRDGCHQYTLTIEQLKQKADKRVRSVRYRAVEDYSGACCPVTKGVKTFFTTPCTEEPRIALCKGDLILATRGLKHWMYGDKVLDSTTDAGMRVRGWFPRKCVEKCLYDSEMDQPLDGEKKNR; via the exons ATGGGTGCACTGTGTTCAGTtatcaggtttgagaatctccagGAACTGAGGAGACTATGTCACTGGGGCCCCATCATAGCCCTTGGTGTGATAGCAATATGTTCTACTATGGCTATGATAGATGCTGTTATGTGGTATTGGCCTTTGGACACAACAGGAGGAAGTGTGAATTTTATCATGCTCATAAACTGGACTGTCATGATTCTTTACAATTACTTCAATGCCATGTTTATTGGCCCTGGGTATGTTCCTTTAGGATGGAAACCg GAAAAATCTCAGGACTGCATGTATGTCCAGTACTGTAAAGTGTGCCAGTCTTACAAGGCACCACGTTCACACCACTGCCGAAAATGTAACAG aTGTGTGATGAAAATGGACCATCATTGTCCGTGGATCAATAATTGTTGTGGGTATCAGAATCACGCATCCTTCACTCTGTTTCTCCTTTTAGCTCCACTTGGATGTATCCATGCTTCTTTCATTTTTGTTATGACCATGTACACTCAGCTTTATAACAGG ATATCTTTTGGGTGGAGTTCTGTAAAGATTGATATGAGTGCAGCCAAAAGAGACCCACTTCCTATTATTCCTTTTGGATTGTCTGCATTTGCTGCATCTTTATTTGCATTGGGACTGGCATTAGGAACAACCATAGCAGTTGGTATGTTGTTTATTATCCAG aTGAAAGTCATTCTGAGGAATAAAACTTCAATCGAATCATGGATTGAAGATAAG GCCAAAGACAGAATCCAATATTACAAAACGGGAGAGATCTTTATTTTTCCTTATGACATGGGAAGTAAATGGAAGAACTTTAAACAAGTGTTTACGTGGTCAGGGATTCCTGAGGGAGATGGCCTCGAATGGCCAGTAAGAGACGGTTGTCATCAGTATACTTTGACA ATAGAGCAATTGAAACAAAAAGCAGACAAGCGAGTAAGAAGT GTGCGGTACCGAGCAGTAGAAGATTACAGTGGTGCCTGCTGCCCTGTGACTAAAGGTGTTAAAACATTCTTCACAACCCCATGCACTGAAGAACCGAGAATTGCACTGTGTAAAGGGGATCTGATTTTGGCCACTAGAGGTTTAAA ACACTGGATGTATGGAGACAAAGTTCTTGACTCAACTACTGACG CTGGAATGAGAGTCAGAGGCTGGTTTCCAAGGAAATGTGTGGAAAAATGCCTGTATGACTCTGAAATGGATCAACCATTGGACGGAGAGAAGAAAAATAGATAA
- the ZDHHC6 gene encoding palmitoyltransferase ZDHHC6 isoform X2 translates to MGALCSVIRFENLQELRRLCHWGPIIALGVIAICSTMAMIDAVMWYWPLDTTGGSVNFIMLINWTVMILYNYFNAMFIGPGYVPLGWKPEKSQDCMYVQYCKVCQSYKAPRSHHCRKCNRCVMKMDHHCPWINNCCGYQNHASFTLFLLLAPLGCIHASFIFVMTMYTQLYNRMKVILRNKTSIESWIEDKAKDRIQYYKTGEIFIFPYDMGSKWKNFKQVFTWSGIPEGDGLEWPVRDGCHQYTLTIEQLKQKADKRVRSVRYRAVEDYSGACCPVTKGVKTFFTTPCTEEPRIALCKGDLILATRGLKHWMYGDKVLDSTTDAGMRVRGWFPRKCVEKCLYDSEMDQPLDGEKKNR, encoded by the exons ATGGGTGCACTGTGTTCAGTtatcaggtttgagaatctccagGAACTGAGGAGACTATGTCACTGGGGCCCCATCATAGCCCTTGGTGTGATAGCAATATGTTCTACTATGGCTATGATAGATGCTGTTATGTGGTATTGGCCTTTGGACACAACAGGAGGAAGTGTGAATTTTATCATGCTCATAAACTGGACTGTCATGATTCTTTACAATTACTTCAATGCCATGTTTATTGGCCCTGGGTATGTTCCTTTAGGATGGAAACCg GAAAAATCTCAGGACTGCATGTATGTCCAGTACTGTAAAGTGTGCCAGTCTTACAAGGCACCACGTTCACACCACTGCCGAAAATGTAACAG aTGTGTGATGAAAATGGACCATCATTGTCCGTGGATCAATAATTGTTGTGGGTATCAGAATCACGCATCCTTCACTCTGTTTCTCCTTTTAGCTCCACTTGGATGTATCCATGCTTCTTTCATTTTTGTTATGACCATGTACACTCAGCTTTATAACAGG aTGAAAGTCATTCTGAGGAATAAAACTTCAATCGAATCATGGATTGAAGATAAG GCCAAAGACAGAATCCAATATTACAAAACGGGAGAGATCTTTATTTTTCCTTATGACATGGGAAGTAAATGGAAGAACTTTAAACAAGTGTTTACGTGGTCAGGGATTCCTGAGGGAGATGGCCTCGAATGGCCAGTAAGAGACGGTTGTCATCAGTATACTTTGACA ATAGAGCAATTGAAACAAAAAGCAGACAAGCGAGTAAGAAGT GTGCGGTACCGAGCAGTAGAAGATTACAGTGGTGCCTGCTGCCCTGTGACTAAAGGTGTTAAAACATTCTTCACAACCCCATGCACTGAAGAACCGAGAATTGCACTGTGTAAAGGGGATCTGATTTTGGCCACTAGAGGTTTAAA ACACTGGATGTATGGAGACAAAGTTCTTGACTCAACTACTGACG CTGGAATGAGAGTCAGAGGCTGGTTTCCAAGGAAATGTGTGGAAAAATGCCTGTATGACTCTGAAATGGATCAACCATTGGACGGAGAGAAGAAAAATAGATAA